The DNA region aataaagggTCTCCTGTGAGTGATGCATCGTCtaggtgagctttgtaatctatgattacctatgtttttaagTATTGGGgattattgattaaaatttttgatacaAAAATTAATGAGATTTGTTTTCGTagaataaattaatacaatggtaatacagtATTTTTTAGGATGAAAACTTGCGTCAGCAAGGTGTGAAATGCGTTATAGAAAGCCAAGTGTGAAAATGATTGAATGGTTAATGTCCTTCGAATAAATATTTGTAGCCCTTTTGCTCTgatttgcattgatttttttatctggATCGTGTATATTTCTTGATACAGTGATAAATCGCACACTGTACTAATTTGTATTTCTTGACACGCAAGGGTTAAgtaaaacataatacatgtaatctgATAAACAAAACCATGTCAGCTTGAATCATGTTCAGATCTGTGGTACAATCcaaacaaattaaatgtttgattcatttctttaaatttttctattGCCCTTCTACCCTTGCAAACggttgaattcgcccagacataTATACAGTTGTgttaaaagagagataattaGAGACATCTATATTCGCCAAATCTTGAATAAGCCCGCTGACGACGAGGGCGAAATAGTTGAAAATAAAACGGGAGCGAATATTTCCCGGTCAGACAGTACTGATTTAAAACACATATAATAACTCCTACTACTTATTAACATGGCTCATAGGGGTATGAGGGAAGCGAACATTTATTTGTGTTCAGAGATAACTGTATGTTTAAACATGAATACTCTTGCTGGGaatacaacaaacaaacaaagaagactaatgtttttaaactgaaaccaaactttgatttaaaatttcaaaaccaATTATTCCTTTCATATTAATGGTAAGCTGGCGTCATCAAggttttcttattatttttaatgagcTGTATTTAACGAAAAGTATGGCTGAATgtgtattgtttaatattccGTTACAGAAACGTTGTAAAGTTACCATGTAGTGCCTTTAAAGAACCTATTAATTAGTTTACATATCAGTGGCATGGGGTTTCCAGTCATAACAGACAATTGTGAAAAGCAAACTGAACACataaatttttccaaaaaaaaaatttaataatcttATTAAAATCGAGGATCATCAGAGCACGTGTCTACATCACTTTACGGTTTTTACGGAAAACTGTTTTCCTCTTTGCGACTATTTCTTCGTCCCAAATGTACCGCAGGGTGGCGCTACGTTATGCGGCCAATTACAGAGCTGTAGCATCGAATCAAAAACCAATCCTGTACAAAAAAAGTTAATCTCGATTTTGAACGCAAAGGTAAACAAGACTTAATTCATATGATGCCAAGAATATGACAACAGTTATTAAAACGAAGTTCTGAACGCGTTAGAATAATTCCTTGGTTGTTACAAATAATATACTGAAGTTTTTTATTGGTATATGATTGAAATATGATACTATTATTTGTTGAAGATTATCACTTGCCAGGGTTACAATAGTTGTGTCCAAAGAAGGTGCCGCCATGACAGGTGTAGTAGGATGTACAATTAGTGTAAATGTCTGGATAGCGCTTGTCTGGAAGTTGCGAACAGTCTTGCCAGTGTCCGCAGGGTCGGGCTACATTGTCCGgactttgatataaaaaatatatatatatttactctGTAACGGGTAGTTTTAGAGCAATGCTGAATATAGCTGCTTTGATGGATAAAAAAATTCGCCAAATCAATTAAGTGGcaaattttccattttaaatttttcacattaagagggctattaaaaaaaagaagtagtTGCACTTTTATTGATCTCCTTTCGAAGAAGAGctcaatataaaaatataagaatataCCCAAATGTAAAAGGTAAaatatctggatttttttttactaaattaagCTTTATAGCTAAATAGCTAAACAAATCCtacccaaaaaaaaattaagtagaTCCAATGggaccttttttttaaacatccaACCTCCTCTTTAAAGCTATCACAACCACAAAATATAAAACGCCGATATCTTTAACTGGTTTTGACTGGTTTTCTATCTATTTTTATTACCTATTTCGCTAACCTGAACCGTTGGTTCAGGTGAACtcttctattttaaaaaatatccagCGGCTCTCAGAGTGGTCCTCCTCaataatttttcacattttacaaTCATCTGGTACAGAATCTCTGCCAAGTCTGTCCATACTTGGCAGAGAGTGACTATCTTTTATTGTACAGAATCTCTGAACATTCTCTCCATTCTTGTCCAAGAGCGACTATCTTTTATCGTTGGGCTTtaagtatattttaataaaattccaGAATTCCTTTCAGCTAAGGGGAAGGCAATTatgaaatgatgaaaatggGATCGTGGGTcttgaaaatattctttttcaGAGCAAGAAATATCAACACTTTAGAGAAGACCCTTGAATCATTTTGTAGTAAATTCAAAGGTATAtccacaggcacttgtttctgaggaAAAAATTCACCCTATAGTATAATCATTATACTATAgggtaatttttttctcagaaacaagtgcctgtgggTATATCGtagaaatgtaaatttaaaaaaaaacg from Crassostrea angulata isolate pt1a10 chromosome 7, ASM2561291v2, whole genome shotgun sequence includes:
- the LOC128192539 gene encoding uncharacterized protein LOC128192539, giving the protein MDNYLVSVSFILSFSLTVIGDTSVCHGNADGHYEIGCRSYVICTGGRGVIHNCPDPPAQETVYNSAKGHCDNPDNVARPCGHWQDCSQLPDKRYPDIYTNCTSYYTCHGGTFFGHNYCNPGLVFDSMLQLCNWPHNVAPPCGTFGTKK